GTGCGCGGCGAGCAGCTTCTGCTTCACCCCACCGATCGGCAGTACCCGACCGGAGAGGGTGACCTCACCGGTCATCCCGAACTCCGGGCGTACCGGCCGGCCGCTGGCCAGCGAGGCCAGCGCGGTGACCATCGTGATGCCCGCGCTCGGGCCGTCCTTGGGCACCGCACCCGCCGGAACGTGCAGGTGGATCCGCCGCCCGGCCAGCGCGTTCGGGTCCAGCCCCAGCGCCCGGCCGTTCGACCTGAGGTAGGAGAGCGCGATGTGCGCCGACTCCTTCATCACGTCGCCGAGCTGTCCGGTCAGGGTCAGCCCCGGCTCGCCCTCCATGCTGGTCGCCTCGATGAACAGCACGTCACCGCCGGCTCCGGTCACCGCCAGCCCGGTCGCCACCCCGGGCACCGCCGTACGCTCCGCCGACTCCGGCGTGAACTTCGGCCGTCCCAGGTAGCTGGCCAGGTTGTCGGTGTCGACCCGGACCGGTCCCTCGGCTCCGGCCAGTGCCACCGCGACCTTGCGGAGGATCTTCGCCAGCGCCCGTTCGAGCTGCCGTACCCCTGCCTCGCGGGTGTGCTCGGCCGCGATCCGGCCCAGCGCCTCGTCGGCGATGCTCACCTCGTCGGCGGTCAGTCCGGCCCGCTCCAACTGCCTCGGCAGCAGGTGGTCCCGGGCGATCGCAACCTTCTCGTCCTCGGTGTAGCCGTCGAGGGTGACCAGCTCCATCCGGTCCAGCAGCGGACCGGGGATCGCGTCCACCACGTTGGCGGTGGCCAGGAAGAGCACGTCCGACAGGTCGAGGTCGACCTCCAGGTAGTGGTCCCGGAACGTGTGGTTCTGCGCCGGGTCCAGCACCTCCAGCAGGGCGGCGGCCGGGTCACCGGCGTACCCCGCCGAGATCTTGTCGACCTCGTCGAGCAGCACGACCGGGTTCATCGAGCCCGCCTCGCGCAGCGCCCGGACGATCCGGCCGGGCAGCGCGCCGACGTACGTCCGGCGGTGGCCACGGATCTCGGCCTCGTCGCGGATGCCGCCGAGCGAGACCCGGACGAACTTCCGGCCGAGCGCCCGGGCGACCGACTCGCCGAGGCTGGTCTTGCCGACCCCGGGCGGGCCGCCGAGGGCCAGCACCGCGCCCGAGCCACGGCCGCCGACAACCTGGAGGTTGCGGGCCGCGCGCCGGTTGCGCACCGCCAGGTACTCCAGGATCCGGTCCTTCACGTCGGCCAGGCCGGCGTGGTCGGCGTCCAGCACCTCCCGGGCCTGGACCAGGTCGGTGTTGTCCTCGGTACGCGTGCTCCACGGCATCTCCAGCACCGTGTCCAGCCAGGTACGGATCCAGCCCGCCTCCGGAGACGCGTCGCTGGCCCGCTCCAGCTTGCCGACCTCGCGCAGTGCCGCCTCGCGTACCTTCTCGGGCAGTTCCGCGGCCTCGACCCGGGACCGGTAGTCGGCCGAGCCGTCCGGCTCGTCCTCGCCCAGCTCCTTGCGGATCGCGGCGAGCTGCTGACGGAGCAGGAACTCGCGCTGGGACTTCTCCAGCCCCTCCCGCACGTCAGAGTTGATCTGCTCGGTGACCTCCTGCTCGGCCAGGTAGTCCCGAACCCAGTTGACCAGCAGTTCGAGCCGGCTCGTCACGTCCGGGGCGGTGAGCAGTTCGATCTTCTGTTCCAGGGTGAGCCACGGCGCGTAGCCGGCCGAGTCGGCCAGCTCGGAGAGGTCGGTCATCCGCTCCACGGCGTCGATGACCTGCCATGCGCCACGGTCCTGGAGCAGTGACGTCACCAGTGCCCGGTACTCCCGGGCGAGTTCCTTGGCCCGGCCGGCGGGCGCGGGCTCGTCGATCTCGACCGTCCCGACCCAGAGCGCGGCACCGGGACCCGGCACGCCGGACCCGACCCGGGCCCGGGACAGGCCACGGACCACCGCGGCGGGTTCACCGCTGGGCAGCCGGCCGACCTTCTCGATCGCGGCGACGACGCCGACGGAGCCGTACTCGCCATCGACCCGGGGCACGGCCAGAAGCTTCTTGTCGCCCGTCGCCCGGGCGGCGTCGACGGCGGACTGGGTGGTCGCGTCGAGGGTCACCGGAATGACCATGCCGGGCAGAAGGACAGCGTCGGTCAGAGGAAGAACCGGAAGAGTTGCCATCAAACACCTGCCATCGATTAGTTGAGCTTGTACGACTCAAGTAACAAATGGTGCTCCGTGTTCCGGCATGTGACCCAGGCCACGTCCCGAGCTGGTCGACTGCGCCGAATGCCCAGTTCAGGACGCTCGACCCCGTCGACTGACAAGATCAGTCCGGGGTCCATTCCACGAAGAGCGCGGTCGCGTCGTCCTGGAGCCGGTCGTTCTGGTGCCGCAGGATGGCGCCGACCAGCCGGCGCATGCTCTCCGGCGTCGGCAGGCCGTCGGCGAGCGCCCGGGTGACCAGGTCGACCAGCCGATCAATGCCGAACATCTCGCCGGTCTCGGAGCGCGCCTCGATGACCCCGTCGGTGTAGAGCAGCAACTGGTCACCCGGATGCAGCATCTCCTCGACCACCCGGGGCCCGTCGGCGGACAGGTAGTTCAGCCCGAGCGGCAGCGCCGTCGGTGCCGGCAGTTCCCGAACCAACCGGCCGCCCCGGAGCAGCAGCGGCGCCGGGTGCCCGGCGACGACCAGCCCGAGCGCCCCGGTCGCGCAGTCCAGTTCGGCGAGTACCGCACTGGCGAAAGTGCCCGGTCGGTGCGCATGGATCAGCTTGTCCACGCTGCGCGCCGTGTCCCGGAGGTCGAGCCCGCAGCGCCGGGCGTTGCGGTACGCCGACAGGCAGAGCGTGGCCAGCAGACTGGCCTCCGTCCCGTGTCCGACGGCGTCGAAAAGCGCCACCGAGAGCAGGTCACCGTTGAGGGCGTAGTCGAACACGTCCCCGCCGATGTCGTAACAGGGCTCCAGGATGCCGGTGACCATCGCCCGACCGGCGGTGAAGCTGAGCGGCGGCAGCTGGCTCCAGACGATCTCGGCGGCGAGCTGCATCGGCTCGCGCCGCCGGATCCGCTCGATCTTGTCGCCGTACGCCCGGCGGCTGATCAGGAGCTGCGCCACCACGGCCGCCAACTCGTCCGCGACGTCCCGTAGCTCCCCGGGTGCCCCGGTCGTGGCGATCTCCAACACGCCGAGCCGATGGCAGCCGTCCACCAGCGGCACCCACAACCGACCCACCCGGCCGGCACGGCGGTGCGTACGGCCGGCGGTGAAGGCCCGCCCGGCCAGGCTCCCCTCCACCGGCAGCGGTCGGCGGCGCGGCACGCCGGGCTCGTCCAGGGGCACGAGGAACGTCTGGTTGTAGTCGATCACGTAGACGACGATCTCGGTGGCGCCCAGCGCCGGGGCGACCGCCATCACCGACCGGGGCAGGTCGTCCAGCCCGGCACACGGCACGTCGGCGAGCAGCCGGCGCAGCTCGGCGAACGGCTCCACGAAGCCACCTCCCCCGCGCCCGGGGTGGGCACGCGCCCGCCAACGGTACGGTGGTCACCGGCCGACCAGCAGCCCGGTGCCGATCGGGGCAGGTGCCGGGGTCAGGTCGATGGCGCGGTGTGATCAGGGCGACGGCGCGGCTTGGTCAGGGCGACGGCGCGGTGAGCCGGTGCGGAATGAACCATCCCCAGCGGGCCGCCCGCAGCAGCGCCGAGTGCAGGTCAGGCGCACCGAGCCGGGCGGTGATCCGGTCGGTCATCTCGGCGACGACCCGCGCCGGAAGATCCATGGCGACCGCGATCCGCTGGTCGAGCCAGCCGTCGAGCAGCATGCCCAGGATCCTCAGCTCGCTGCGGGACAGAACGGGCCGGTCGCCGGGCGGAGCGGACAGCACCACCACGGCGACCAGTTGCGACCGTCCCGGAGGGCAGTTCAGCACGGCAACCCGGACGAAGTCGTCCCGTTCGTCGGCCTCCGGGTACGGCCGGACCGGCCAGAGGAACGATCCGCAGCCATCGGTCAGGGCCTGCTGCCGGACGGCCACCGGCAGCAACGCCGAGTCCGGCGCGAGCAGGACATGCTCCGGCAGACCGGGTAGCGGCAGGGCCGCGCCGCCCCGGGTCAGCACGACACCGCCCACCGCGTCGCGGACGATCCGGGCCAGCACCGCCACCGACCGGATCGGATCGACCACGGTGGCGAGCCGGGGCGCCAGGGCGCCGATCAGATCCCGCTCGCCGTCGGTCGGATGGTCCCGGTCCTCGGTGTTGAGGACGAGCAACCCGAGATGCCGACGGTCCTGGGCGAACAGGCCTACCGCCAACCCGCCACGGAACCCGGCCGGCCGGTAGTACTCCGGCCACACCGGTAGTTCGTCGAGCGGTACCGGCGAGTCCCGGGCGGACTGCGGAGCGGGCGTCGTACTCAGCCCGCAGAGGTCGACCTGATCCGCGATCTCCGGGGTACCGAGGTAGCGACGGGTGCGGTCGTCGTACCCGGTGGTCGCGAGTCTGACGTACCGGCGACGTTCGTCGTCGAGCAGCCCGAGCCAGGCGGCCTGGAACGGGATCACCTGGCGGAGCAGGGCCAGCAACTCCTCCGGCTGGTCGCCGTGTACCGGAGCGGCGGCGATCTCCGCCACCGCACGGGTGACAGCCCGCACGGACCGGGGAAGACCGCTCATGACGTAACTCCGTAACGAGAAACACCGGTACGGGTCGCAGGGGTCATCGGCGGATCCGGGCCAGAGGCCGTGGGACGTACAGACCCAGGCGCAGCGCCCGGACGGCCGCGAGGGTACGACTCGGGGCGTTCAGCTTGATCAGGATGTGTTCGATGTGCGCGGCCACGGTGCGCTGGGCGATCACCAACCGGTTGGCCATCCGCTGGTTCGACCAACCGTCGACGAGGAGCCCGAGGATCTCCAACTCCCGCCGGGTCAATCCGCGCAGGTCGCCGACGGGAGAGGTCAGCACCACCGCACACAGGTGGGGCGGCGCCGAGGTGGGACAGGACAGTACGGTGATCCGGACGTGCCCCTCGACGCCGTCGGGCGGTCGGTACGGGCACAGGAACGCGCTGTGCACATCGCCCTCGGCCAGGCCCGACGCCGCCACCTCGAGCACCACCGACCCGGACCGCAGCAACGGATGCCCCGCCAGCCCGGGCAGCGGCAGCACGTTGCCGGCCCGGGTCAGCACGACTCCGGCATCCGCGTCGCCGACGATGTTCGACAGGGCCACGATGGAGCGCATCGGGTCCACGGCGTCGGAGATCAACGGCGCGAGCAGGCCCAGAAAGTCCCGGGCCTCGTCGGTCGGGTGCGCCGGATCGTCGGTGTGCAGGGTGAGAAGTCCGAGATGCCGGCCGTCCGGGCTGAACAGTGTGATGCCGACACCCTCGCGGAAGCCCGCCGGAGCCAGGTGCTCCGCCCAGGACGGCAGTTCCTCCGGCGGAAACGGAGTGTCGCGGACGCACATCGGCGGGCGATCCCGATCCATTCCGAGCAGCTCCATCTCGTGGTAGTGCTCCGAACTGCGCATGTACGCGAGGGTGGGCTCGGCGTAGCCGGACTCGCCCAGGAGCGCGAACTCCCGGAGTTCCGGATTGAGGACGTACATCATGGAGCCCGCGTACGGCACGAGCCGGTGCAGCACGGTCAGGAGTTCCGACGCCCGGTCGGCCGCCCCACCGGGCAGTGCCGTGATCCGTTCCACCTCGACGGCGATCTCTGCCGCACCGGGTGGCAGGTCAGCCATCCCCTGTTCCGGTACGCCGAAGATCCGACATTGCGATCCACTCCCTCGCCGTATCGGTAGTCCTGTCAATCGACAGAAACGCGCTGGTGCGGTTACCTAGGAGAACGGCGAGTGATGCCCCAGGACTCGGCGACCCGTACGAAAGGAACCCGGTTCCGACCGGTCGGGTGGCGGAGGGGCAGCCAACGTGGAGGGCGCGCACGCTCCGGCGCGCCCTCCGCCCCTTTCCGGGTCGTCGCCTCGAACAGAAGTCCGAGAAACCGGCTAACCGGCCTGGCACCTCCTGCTGTTCAGCCAGTAGTCGGTCGGCGTCACGGACATCGACGTGACGTAGCCGAGCGTGGCGGTGCCGCCCGGTCGGATCGTGGCGTTGTGCCGGGCGTTCTGCACCGTGATGGTGCCGTCGCCCCGGCCGATCAGCACCGCGCCCCGGAGGGCGT
The nucleotide sequence above comes from Plantactinospora soyae. Encoded proteins:
- the lon gene encoding endopeptidase La — translated: MATLPVLPLTDAVLLPGMVIPVTLDATTQSAVDAARATGDKKLLAVPRVDGEYGSVGVVAAIEKVGRLPSGEPAAVVRGLSRARVGSGVPGPGAALWVGTVEIDEPAPAGRAKELAREYRALVTSLLQDRGAWQVIDAVERMTDLSELADSAGYAPWLTLEQKIELLTAPDVTSRLELLVNWVRDYLAEQEVTEQINSDVREGLEKSQREFLLRQQLAAIRKELGEDEPDGSADYRSRVEAAELPEKVREAALREVGKLERASDASPEAGWIRTWLDTVLEMPWSTRTEDNTDLVQAREVLDADHAGLADVKDRILEYLAVRNRRAARNLQVVGGRGSGAVLALGGPPGVGKTSLGESVARALGRKFVRVSLGGIRDEAEIRGHRRTYVGALPGRIVRALREAGSMNPVVLLDEVDKISAGYAGDPAAALLEVLDPAQNHTFRDHYLEVDLDLSDVLFLATANVVDAIPGPLLDRMELVTLDGYTEDEKVAIARDHLLPRQLERAGLTADEVSIADEALGRIAAEHTREAGVRQLERALAKILRKVAVALAGAEGPVRVDTDNLASYLGRPKFTPESAERTAVPGVATGLAVTGAGGDVLFIEATSMEGEPGLTLTGQLGDVMKESAHIALSYLRSNGRALGLDPNALAGRRIHLHVPAGAVPKDGPSAGITMVTALASLASGRPVRPEFGMTGEVTLSGRVLPIGGVKQKLLAAHRAGLTEVIIPARNEPDLDDLPTEVREQLTVHTLADVADVLALALRPAEDPGVLGTVDGPALAAA
- a CDS encoding PP2C family protein-serine/threonine phosphatase — translated: MEPFAELRRLLADVPCAGLDDLPRSVMAVAPALGATEIVVYVIDYNQTFLVPLDEPGVPRRRPLPVEGSLAGRAFTAGRTHRRAGRVGRLWVPLVDGCHRLGVLEIATTGAPGELRDVADELAAVVAQLLISRRAYGDKIERIRRREPMQLAAEIVWSQLPPLSFTAGRAMVTGILEPCYDIGGDVFDYALNGDLLSVALFDAVGHGTEASLLATLCLSAYRNARRCGLDLRDTARSVDKLIHAHRPGTFASAVLAELDCATGALGLVVAGHPAPLLLRGGRLVRELPAPTALPLGLNYLSADGPRVVEEMLHPGDQLLLYTDGVIEARSETGEMFGIDRLVDLVTRALADGLPTPESMRRLVGAILRHQNDRLQDDATALFVEWTPD
- a CDS encoding GAF domain-containing protein translates to MSGLPRSVRAVTRAVAEIAAAPVHGDQPEELLALLRQVIPFQAAWLGLLDDERRRYVRLATTGYDDRTRRYLGTPEIADQVDLCGLSTTPAPQSARDSPVPLDELPVWPEYYRPAGFRGGLAVGLFAQDRRHLGLLVLNTEDRDHPTDGERDLIGALAPRLATVVDPIRSVAVLARIVRDAVGGVVLTRGGAALPLPGLPEHVLLAPDSALLPVAVRQQALTDGCGSFLWPVRPYPEADERDDFVRVAVLNCPPGRSQLVAVVVLSAPPGDRPVLSRSELRILGMLLDGWLDQRIAVAMDLPARVVAEMTDRITARLGAPDLHSALLRAARWGWFIPHRLTAPSP
- a CDS encoding LuxR C-terminal-related transcriptional regulator; translation: MADLPPGAAEIAVEVERITALPGGAADRASELLTVLHRLVPYAGSMMYVLNPELREFALLGESGYAEPTLAYMRSSEHYHEMELLGMDRDRPPMCVRDTPFPPEELPSWAEHLAPAGFREGVGITLFSPDGRHLGLLTLHTDDPAHPTDEARDFLGLLAPLISDAVDPMRSIVALSNIVGDADAGVVLTRAGNVLPLPGLAGHPLLRSGSVVLEVAASGLAEGDVHSAFLCPYRPPDGVEGHVRITVLSCPTSAPPHLCAVVLTSPVGDLRGLTRRELEILGLLVDGWSNQRMANRLVIAQRTVAAHIEHILIKLNAPSRTLAAVRALRLGLYVPRPLARIRR